The Anopheles marshallii chromosome X, idAnoMarsDA_429_01, whole genome shotgun sequence genome includes a window with the following:
- the LOC128709506 gene encoding vacuolar protein sorting-associated protein 4 — MASGSTLQKAIDIVTKATEEDRNKNYEEALRLYEHGVEYFLHAIKYEAQGDKAKDSIRAKCFQYLDRAEKLKAYLKKGKKKPVKDGDSASKDDKSKGNDSSDSDSDDPEKKKLQAKLEGAIVFEKPHVKWSDVAGLEGAKTALKEAVILPIKFPHLFTGKRMPWKGILLFGPPGTGKSYLAKAVATEANNSTFFSVSSSDLVSKWLGESEKLVKNLFELARSHKPSIIFIDEVDSLCSARSDNESESARRIKTEFLVQMQGVGSDNDGVLVLGATNTPWILDSAIRRRFEKRIYIPLPEEHARLVMFKIHLGNTAHTLTEDNLRTLASKTDGFSGSDISIVVRDALMQPVRKVQTATHFKQVSGPSPVDKQTICDDLLVPCSPGDAGAIEMTWVDVPGDKLFEPPVTMNDMLKSLASTKPTVNEDDMQKLNKFTEDFGQEG; from the exons ATGGCGTCCGGTTCAACCTTGCAGAAGGCAATCGACATTGTGACGAAGGCGACGGAGGAAGACCGGAACAAAAACTACGAGGAAGCGCTACGCCTCTACGAGCATGGCGTAGAATACTTTCTACATGCGATCAAGT ATGAGGCCCAGGGCGAtaaagcgaaggattcgatcCGGGCTAAGTGCTTCCAGTATCTAGATCGGGCGGAAAAGCTGAAAGCATACCTGAAGAAAGGCAAGAAGAAACCGGTAAAGGACGGAGACAGTGCCTCGAAGGATGACAAATCAAAGGGTAACGACAGCTCCGATTCGGACTCGGACGATCCGGAGAAGAAAAAGCTGCAGGCAAAGCTCGAGGGTGCGATCGTGTTCGAAAAGCCACACGTCAAGTGGTCGGATGTAGCTGGGTTGGAAGGTGCAAAGACGGCACTGAAGGAGGCCGTCATCCTGCCGATCAAGTTTCCTCATCTGTTCACCGGCAAGCGAATGCCATGGAAGGGTATTCTGCTGTTCGGA CCACCCGGTACCGGTAAATCGTACTTAGCGAAGGCCGTCGCGACGGAAGCAAATAATTCGACCTTCTTCTCCGTGTCCAGTTCCGACCTCGTCTCCAAGTGGCTCGGTGAGTCGGAAAAGCTCGTCAAGAACCTGTTCGAGCTTGCCCGCTCACACAAACCATCAATCATCTTCATCGACGAGGTGGATTCACTATGTTCCGCCCGGTCGGAcaacgaaagtgaaagtgCCCGACGCATCAAGACGGAATTCCTCGTGCAGATGCAAGGTGTCGGCAGTGACAATGATGGGGTGCTGGTGCTCGGTGCTACCAACACACCGTGGATATTGGATTCCGCCATCCGGCGTCGATTTGAAAAGCGCATCTACATCCCACTGCCGGAGGAACACGCCCGGCTGGTGATgtttaaaatccatctcggcaaCACGGCCCACACGCTGACGGAGGACAATTTGCGTACGCTCGCTAGCAAAACGGATGGTTTTTCCGGCTCGGATATTTCGATCGTGGTGCGCGACGCACTGATGCAACCGGTCCGGAAGGTACAGACGGCAACACACTTCAAGCAGGTGAGCGGCCCATCGCCGGTGGACAAGCAAACGATCTGTGACGATCTGCTGGTACCGTGCAGTCCGGGCGATGCCGGTGCGATCGAAATGACGTGGGTGGACGTACCCGGCGATAAGCTGTTCGAGCCACCGGTAACAATG aacGATATGCTGAAATCTCTGGCCAGTACGAAACCAACCGTCAACGAGGACGACATGCAAAAGCTGAACAAATTTACTGAGGACTTTGGACAGGAAGGTTAA
- the LOC128709687 gene encoding tyrosine--tRNA ligase, mitochondrial — MFASVRIFQHKVTLRQLPVRWYAERNILKLKERGFIQDVFPAETIDKARSMLGSTSQAVYAGFDPTANSLHVGNLLVLIGLLHTQRAGHQPIALVGGATGLIGDPSGRKTERQLLETETVQHNVSCIKRQIEDIFSNHERYFWKESGTLKPVIVVNNADWYRQYSFVDFMANVGRYFRMGAMLSRSSVQTRLTSETGMSFTEFSYQLFQAYDWLHLLRHHDCRFQLGGSDQMGNIMSGQELISRTESKEVFGLTLPLITNEEGDKFGKSAGNAVWLSGERTSPYAMYQFFVRTPDSEVEKLLRLLTFLPVQTIEQVMARHRRTPEMWEAQKLLANELTKLVHGEEGLQKAIGISKALYNGDLSTLELMELKDIAQSFGGAPLCEILPEPGMTVLDVALRARCFPTRTDADRIIRAGGFSINLKKAKNPSEVLSPSVHILSNRLSLLRVGKRNYYIVKWLL, encoded by the exons ATGTTCGCTAGCGTTCGAATATTTCAGCACAAAGTAACCCTGCGCCAGCTTCCGGTAAGGTGGTATGCGGAGAGAAATATTTTGAAGCTGAAAGAGCGTGGCTTCATACAGGATGTGTTTCCGGCAGAAACGAT TGACAAAGCCCGCTCGATGCTCGGTTCGACGAGTCAGGCTGTGTATGCTGGATTTGATCCAACTGCCAACAGTTTGCACGTAGGAAATCTGTTAGTATTGATTGGGCTTCTACACACGCAGCGTGCCGGTCATCAACCCATCGCACTGGTTGGCGGAGCTACCGGTCTGATAGGCGATCCGTCCGGGCGTAAAACCGAAAGGCAATTGCTCGAAACGGAAACAGTACAGCATAACGTGTCCTGCATTAAACGACAGATAGAAGATATCTTTTCTAATCATGAGCGCTATTTCTGGAAGGAATCTGGCACACTAAAGCCAGTTATCGTGGTAAATAACGCAGATTGGTACCGGCAGTATAGTTTCGTCGATTTCATGGCCAATGTAGGGCGGTACTTTCGCATGGGTGCGATGCTGTCGCGTTCGTCCGTACAGACCCGGCTTACCAGCGAAACCGGCATGAGCTTTACCGAGTTTTCGTACCAGCTGTTCCAGGCGTACGATTGGTTGCATCTGCTACGACATCACGACTGCCGGTTTCAGCTCGGTGGTTCCGACCAGATGGGTAACATCATGTCCGGCCAGGAGCTAATCAGCCGAACGGAATCGAAGGAAGTATTCGGGCTAACTCTTCCACTCATCACGAATGAAGAAGGTGATAAGTTTGGCAAATCGGCCGGAAATGCCGTTTGGTTGTCGGGCGAACGTACCTCACCTTATGCGATGTATCAGTTCTTCGTCCGTACGCCCGATTCAGAGGTTGAAAAGCTGTTACGATTGCTCACCTTTTTGCCAGTACAGACGATCGAGCAGGTGATGGCAAGGCATCGTCGCACGCCGGAAATGTGGGAAGCACAGAAGCTACTTGCAAACGAGCTAACAAAGTTGGTCCATGGAGAAGAAGGTTTGCAAAAAGCGATAGGCATCAGCAAAGCGCTGTATAATGGTGATCTGTCCACGCTCGAGCTGATGGAATTGAAGGATATAGCACAGAGCTTTGGCGGGGCTCCGCTTTGTGAGATCCTGCCGGAACCTGGCATGACGGTGCTCGATGTAGCTCTTCGTGCCCGATGCTTTCCGACCCGAACAGATGCGGATAGGATCATCCGTGCCGGTGGTTTCAGCATAAACTTAAAGAAAGCTAAAAATCCTTCAGAAGTACTATCACCATCGGTTCACATCCTTTCAAACAGGTTATCGCTGCTGCGTGTAGGTAAACGTAATTATTACATAGTGAAATGGTTGCTGTAA